The Oncorhynchus nerka isolate Pitt River unplaced genomic scaffold, Oner_Uvic_2.0 unplaced_scaffold_30___fragment_2___debris, whole genome shotgun sequence genome has a segment encoding these proteins:
- the LOC115120928 gene encoding fibroblast growth factor receptor 1-A-like isoform X2 — MMSSKEALSLKLRDHMWTIIMESVVPSDKGNYTCLVENKHGSLTHTYQLDVVERSPHRPILQAGLPANRTAMVGSDVEFVCRVFSDPQPHIQWLKRITINGSRVGPDGLPYVRVLKTAGFNTTDREMEVFTLRNVSVEDEGEYTCLAGNSIGLSHHSAWLSVIKDMPPSPVPSQAYLEIFIYCVGFFIIMFMVAVVTACRLRCSPKKSDFSSQLAVHKLAKSIPLHRQVSVDSSSSLQSGVCLVRPYRLSSGATPTLVGVSVYELPADPLWELSRDRLSLGKPLGEGCFGQVVLAEAAGLDREKPSRLTKVAVKMLKADATEKDLSDLIAEMEMMKMIGKHKNIINLLGACTQDGPLYVVVEYASQGNLREYLRCRRPVDLEYWSGPTQAPLDSVEVRELVSAAYQVARGMAYLALQKCIHRDLAARNVLVTEDNVMKIADFGLARDIHHIDYYKKTTNGRLPVKWMAPEALFDRIYTHQSDVWSFGVLLWEIFTLGGSPYPGVPVEELFKLLKEGHRMDRPAACTEELYIMMRDCWHAVPSRRPTFQQLVEDLDRTLSLMTNQEYLNLSIPVVQYSPLGPDTSSSSDSVFSRETTHGAEYSPLSPSWTSTQHTPSHTSTLAYAHHKPSRTLS, encoded by the exons AACGTTCCCCTCACAGGCCCATCCTCCAGGCAGGCCTGCCAGCTAATCGTACGGCCATGGTTGGTAGCGACGTGGAGTTTGTCTGTCGAGTGTTCAGCGACCCTCAGCCCCACATCCAGTGGCTCAAACGCATCACCATTAATGGCAGCAGAGTGGGACCAGACGGACTGCCTTACGTACGCGTACTGAAg actGCAGGGTTTAACACcacagacagggagatggaggtgtTTACTCTGAGGAACGTGTCTGTGGAGGATGAAGGAGAGTACACCTGTCTGGCAGGAAACTCTATAGGACTCTCTCACCACTCTGCCTGGCTCAGTGTGATCAAAG atATGCCCCCCTCCCCTGTACCATCTCAGGCCTACCTGGAGATCTTCATCTACTGTGTCGGCTTCTTCATCATCATGTTCATGGTCGCCGTAGTGACCGCCTGCCGACTACGCTGCTCCCCGAAGAAGAGCGACTTCAGCAGCCAGCTGGCCGTTCACAAACTGGCCAAGAGCATTCCCCTAcacagacag GTGtcagtagactcctcctcctctctacagtcGGGGGTGTGTCTGGTCAGGCCGTACCGCCTTTCCAGTGGAGCCACGCCCACCCTGGTTGGCGTGTCAGTGTATGAGCTGCCCGCAGACCCACTCTGGGAGCTGTCACGAGACCG GCTGTCTCTGGGGAAGCCACTGGGTGAAGGTTGTTTTGGTCAGGTTGTGCTAGCAGAGGCTGCAGGTCTGGACAGAGAAAAACCCTCTCGTCTCACCAAGGTTGCCGTCAAGATGCTCAAAG CGGACGCCACAGAGAAGGACCTGAGTGATCTGATCGCTGAAATGGAGATGATGAAGATGATCGGGAAACACAAAAACATCATCAACCTGCTGGGAGCCTGCACACAGGATG gcccTCTCTACGTGGTGGTAGAGTATGCATCTCAGGGCAACCTGAGGGAGTACCTGCGTTGTCGGAGGCCTGTGGATCTGGAGTACTGGTCTGGGCCAACCCAGGCCCCCCTGGACAGCGTAGAGGTCAGGGAGCTGGTGTCTGCTGCCTACCAGGTGGCCAGGGGCATGGCATACCTCGCCTTACAGAag TGTATCCACAGAGACCTAGCAGCCAGGAACGTGTTGGTGACAGAGGACAATGTGATGAAGATAGCAGACTTTGGTTTGGCCAGAGACATCCACCACATAGACTACTACAAGAAGACCACCAAT GGTCGTCTGCCAGTGAAGTGGATGGCTCCAGAGGCTCTGTTCGACCGCATCTACACACACCAGAGTGACGT GTGGTCGTTTGGGGTGTTGCTGTGGGAGATCTTTACTCTAGGAGGATCTCCCTACCCAGGGGTCCCTGTAGAGGAGCTGTTCAAACTGCTGAAGGAGGGACATCGTATGGACAGGCCAGCCGCCTGCACAGAGGAGCT GTATATCATGATGAGAGACTGCTGGCACGCTGTTCCATCTCGCAGACCAACCTTCCAACAGCTGGTAGAGGATCTGGACCGCACACTCTCACTCATGACCAACCAG GAATATTTGAATCTGTCCATCCCTGTGGTCCAGTATTCTCCATTGGGTCCAGACACCAGCAGCTCCTCTGACTCTGTCTTCTCCAGGGAGACGACTCACGGAGCAGAGTACTCTCCCCTGAGCCCATCCTGGACCTCCACCCAGCACACCCCCTCTCATACCTCCACCCTGGCCTACGCACACCACAAACCTTCCAGAACCCTGTCTTGA